Proteins encoded in a region of the Klebsiella sp. RHBSTW-00484 genome:
- a CDS encoding efflux RND transporter permease subunit encodes EVAHSVNGFITNFLMALAIVVGVLLIFMGVRSGIIIALSLALNVLGTLLIMYLWGIELQRISLGALIIALSMLVDNAIVIVEGVLIARQQG; translated from the coding sequence GAAGTGGCTCACTCGGTGAACGGCTTTATCACTAACTTCCTGATGGCACTGGCCATTGTCGTCGGCGTGCTGCTGATCTTTATGGGCGTGCGCAGCGGTATCATTATTGCCCTGTCGTTAGCGCTTAACGTGCTCGGTACGCTGCTGATTATGTATCTGTGGGGCATCGAGCTACAGCGTATCTCGCTGGGGGCGCTGATTATCGCCCTGAGTATGCTGGTCGATAATGCCATCGTCATCGTCGAAGGGGTACTCATTGCCCGCCAGCAGGG